Sequence from the Methanosarcina siciliae T4/M genome:
CGATCAGGATGTCCGAAAAACCGATAATGGAATTCAAAGGCGTCCGCAGCTCATGGCTCATATTGGCAAGGAATTCGCTCTTTGTACAGCTGGCTGCCTCAGCTTCCAATTTTGCCTGGAGCAGTTTCTCTTCGGAACGCCTGTGTGCCGTAATATCGAGCCCTGTTTGCAGGAAGCCGGTTACTTTTCCTTCTTCATCCTTAATCAGATTCATACGGATCATCCAGACTTTTCCGTCGGGGGTGGCTACCTCTCCTGTGTTCTCTTTTCCGGACTCAAGCGCCTTTTGTGCAAGAGCTCTCCCGGAAACCGCATCGGACATTGGAGAAAGTTCCTCATAACTGTGTCCAATAATGTTTTCGAGTTTAAGGCCTGCGTAATCAAGAGAAGCCCTGTTTGCCCAGACTATTTTCAACTCAAGATCCATAAAGATCACGAGTTCGCTGAGAGAGTTGAGAATAACTTTCTTCTCATGTTCCTGAGCTTTAACTTTATCGGAATTTAACTTCAGACGGTCAAGCATCCGGTTAATTCCTTCAGTCAACCTTGAAAGCTCGTCATCTCCCTCCATAATACAGTGTGCCGAGAAATCTTCGTCCTTTCCCACTTTGTCTACAAAAGTATCAATAGCAACAAGCCTGGATACAACCTCCCTGTCAAGGAGGAACTTACAGCCTGCACCGACCATGAGACCGGAAAAAAGGAGGAAAAAAACTATATACTTAAGAGACTTTCTGCCCTCCTCATAGATATTCCTGTCAGCAGTCGTCCTAACCATGATGGCCGGGTTTCCGTTAATGTCCCTGTGGATAAAATAACCTGCTAACCTGTCTCCTTCTACGTCTACAAGGTGTGTGAGATTTTCATTTCCATTTTCTAAAAAAGCTTGATGAAATTCAGGAGGCGCGTTATCAGGCCCGTAAAATAAAACCGGATTTCCCGTAATTTTCTGGATTGACTCAACGAAACCGGAATCCAGCTTCTTTCCCAGAACAATTGTTCCGATCGTTTCACTGTTATCGGGTGCTGCAGACACGGGACAGCAGGAAACGATTACAGGTCCGTTTTCCAGCAGGAGTAGTCCGCTTAAAGGACTCAGCCTCTCCCTGAAGAGAAGATCCCCCTCATTGATTTTCCGGTAGAATTCATGAATAATTAAGTCACTGGAAACATTACTGGAATTTTTTGAGTCCGATACCTGAGAGTATATCATAGTCCCCGAACTATTGACGAAAAAAACAAAGTCGCATCCGTTCAAAATAAAAAGATCGGAGAGTAAAGTTCCGCCAAGATCTTCCGGATTCTCACTTACAATGAAAGCCCGGATATCTTCCCTTGAAGCCAGGGCAGAGTTTGTCTCTTCCAGCTGTATGATCTGGAAATGAATAACATTTTGTACACTTTCCACATTTTCAATTGCCTCTTTTTCCTCCAGACTGGAAAAACTTGAATCAAGGATATTCTGTGATGCAAAAATAACGACCGAAGTAAGAAGGGCAAAAATTATGTAGATAATAACAAAAATTTTTTTACTTACATTCATATTTTAAACTCTGCAGGGTTAAAACTGGATAGGGGGTATAAATATAATTGAAGAAGGCAAGATTGTGATGACAAATATATAAACATTCCACACACATAGTATAAAAGTTTAATCTGAGTGGATATGTATAAGGAAGAATAAAGCCCTATTATCTGAAAAGAGGGATAAAAATGAATTTTAGAAAAAAAGATATTAAATAAGAATTAAGACAATAATTTACCAAAAATATTAACTGCCATATAAAATTACGTTCACACGGAATTTACTTTCAAAAACATAAATTTTCGAGATCGCTTTTCTTGTTCAATTTTCTAGTTCAGTTTTCCCTTTAACCTTTCCTTTAACCTTCTATTTCAGCTCCTTCGAGCTACCTTTCCAACTATTAGGGTCACTGCTTATTCTTAATCGGTTTCCCTCAAGCCAGGTCACCATTTAAAGAATCTTGTTACCCAGCCTACATTTTTTCTCAGGAGATATTTCCTGAGTTCATCGGTCCCAAGCAGGAAAACCGCAAAAGGAACGGCAAGCAGCATGTACTTGAAGTCAATGGGGGCGGTATTGAAGATAAGGTTAGCAACCGGGTTCCAGATAATGAGGGCAAGAATCAGGAGTTCACTTGCAATTCCCAGGAGAACCATGCGATTGCTGAAAAGGCCCATTGAAAATACGGACTGGAACCTGGTTCTTGAAACAAATACATTGGCAATCTGGCAGATAATTACGGCTGAGAAGAAAGCGGTTATTGCTTGCATATAAATGAGATCACTGTTTGCAAGCTGTTCGCCGAAAGTCCAGCCTCCTCCAAAAAGTACGGCAAAATAACAGAAGAAACCTGCAGCAGCTTCTATGGGTCCCTTCACCCCGTAGGACGTAAAAAGCACCTGCGAGGTTAATAATTTTTCATCCCGTGGTCTGGGGGGTCTCTTCATGATATCGCCCTCTCCTTTTTCCACCCCCAGCGCAATGGCAGGCAGGATATCAGTCCCGAGATCGATTGCCAGGATAAGCTGAACAGTCATGGGGAGGGGAATTGAAAAGAGAACAAAGGCTATGAACGGCAGGATTTCGGGGATGTTACTCGTAAGGATGTAAGCAATAAACTTCTTTATGTTATCAAAAACGGTTCTGCCTTCTTCGACGGCGTTTACTATCGTAGCAAAATTATCGTCCAGAAGTACCATGTCGGCAGCCTCGCGGGCCACATCCGTGCCGCTGCCCATGGCTACCCCCATATCGGCATTTTTTATAGCAGGAGCATCGTTCACCCCATCGCCGGTCATGGTCACGATCTCGCCTTCAGCCTGAAAGAGCTGTACAATTTTCAGTTTCTGTACAGGGGAGGTCCGGGCAAAAACAATGCTTGGATTTTTGAGCCGCGATGCAAGCTCTGTGCGGGAAAGGGCTTTCAGCTCGTCTCCGGTAATGATCTCAGGAGTCCCGAATGCTGCAAGCCCTACATCTCTAGCTATTGATTCTGCAGTAACCGGGTGATCGCCTGTGATCATGACAACTTTGATCCCTGCTGCATGGCATTTTGCAATAGCTTCTCTGGCTTCAGGACGCGGAGGGTCTATAATTCCGATGAAACCAAGGAAAATGAAATCTCCTGTATACTCTTTTTGGGATTCTGCCTGTCTGAAGGCGAGGGCAATTATCCTTTCTCCCTTTTCTGCCAGCTTCAGGTGCCTGTCAAGAAGCTCTTTTTGCCCGGTTTCATCCAGTTTTCGGAGTTCTCCGGACTCCAGAACCGACCCGCACATCTGCACAACAACTTCGGGAGCGCCTTTAAGGTAGACCTCAAGTTTGCCTTCGGGTGTGCGGCAGACAACTTCCATCCTGCGGGTAAGAGAATCGAAAGGAAACTCCTCCTGTCTCGGATACTCGCGCTGGAGAGCCTTTACATCTACGAAACCATTCGCAAAAACTAGAAGTGCCCCTTCGGTCGGGTCCCCGGTATATCCGGGAGGAGCTTCGTAAAGCTTTGCATTATTACAGAGCCCTGCAACCCTTATGAAAATCGGAGGGATCTTTTCCGGAGCCCAGCCGGGATTTCCTGTAAGTTCTTTTGCGCCCGACTCACCGCCTTCCTGAGGACTGGAAGGTTTTTCCTTTTCCAGACTTTCAAACCCCAGGATAAGAGAATTTACTGCCATCCTGTTCTGGGTCAGGGTTCCGGTCTTGTCCGTACAGATCACAGTAGTTGAGCCGAGAGTCTCTACGGACTCAAGCTGCTTTATAAGGGCATTACGGGTAGCCATTCTTCTGGAAGCAAGGCTTAGAGCAAGCGTAACTGTGGGCAAGAGCCCTTCCGGAACATTGGCAACAATGATCCCTATAGCAAAGATAAGGCTTGCAAGAAAGATGTCCTGGAGAAAAAATGCGAGCAGGAAAAAAGTAATTCCAAGGAAAATCGCAATTGCTGAAATAATCTTTATGAAATGGTTGAGTTCCTTCCGGATAGGAGTATCTACGGAGGTGGTCTGCTCCGTAAGCGTTGCCAGGCTTCCGATCTGCGTGTCCTGTCCGGTTCCGAAAATAATGGCTTTACCATTCCCGCTCTGTACAAGAGTTCCGGAAAAGACCATATTCCGGCATTCCAGCATATCTTCATGAGTACACTCTATAGAGCGCAACTGCGGCTCGGATTCTCCGGTCAGGGCAGAATTGTCCACTTTCAGGGCATTGGTCTCAATTAACCGTCCATCTGCAGGGACCTTATCTCCCTCTTCGAGCAGGATGACGTCCCCCACCACAAGCTCTGAAGCCAGAACGTCACGTACCTTTCCGTCCCTGAGAACTTTTGCATGAGGGGGTAGAAGCTGCCGGAAACTTTCCATTGTCTTTGCAGCCTGGTACTCCTGTACAAACGTGAAAGTCCCGTTAAGGAAAACGACCCCGACAAGCGCAACTCCTATATATAGATTTCCCTGCCCGGGGTCAAGGTATTCGCCAAGAAAAGATAGGAGGGCTCCTACCGTCAGCAGGATGGAGAAAAAATTGCGGAACTGCCGGATGTATCTCTTAAATATACTTTCTTTTCCGCTTTCTTCAAGGACATTTGGACCGCACTCCTCGAGTCTGCGGGTAGCTTCCTGTCCACTGAGCCCGTTTTCATTTACATCTAGCCTCTGCAGGAATTCAGAGTAAGAAATTAAATGTTCATCGCCTCGAGGAGAACATATCTGATTTTTATTTCCAGCCAACTCCTTTTTCATCGAATCCCCTTTAATTCAATGCAACACAAGAATAAGAAACTTAACGGTACGAGCCTGTAGAATGCAGAAAAAATAATCCGAAATTATCAATTTTCTGATGCCGGGATTTAATGAAATCTCTGCCGTTTCGGAACCGAAGAGTAGAGAAAACAGAAGACTAAGATGGATTGGAAGAGACAGGGGCCTGAACAATATGGTGAAAATTTGTTAAGGGATGTATCAAAAAAAAGACAAAGAAAAATTCCTGACAATTATTTTTTATAATTTGATAACGAAAAAAATATCCGTATCCTAGTTCAGATGAGTGGCCTGAGAATTGTTTTTACGGCCAGCATTCTCATTCCTCCTCATGTGAGACAAAAAAGGTGATACAGAAGGCACTATCAGATCCCATTTACCCGTGTAAATTACAGTTTTTTAATATGTTTTGAACCCCGGATACTCTAGTCTGGAGTATGAAACATTTTGGATTGAAAAGGTCTATATAATATTGTCAAGTAGACAATAAAATTGCAATAAAAATATATGTACTAAGATAAAAGTTACAAAGATAGAAGTAAAAAAGGTATGACCGATATGAGCGAATTCACACTTAAAACAAGACTTTTAGCCGCCCTGAAAGGCGAATCTGTTGACAAAGTACCTGTTTGTTCCGTGACCCAGACCGGAATTGTAGAACTCATGGACGAAGTCGGTGCCCCCTGGCCTGAAGCCCACACCAACCCCGAGCTTATGGCAAAGCTGGCACTCGCCAACTACGAACTCAGCGGACTTGAAGCCGTAAGGGTTCCCTATTGCCTTACTGTCCTTGTAGAAGCCATGGGCTGTGAGATCAACATGGGTACCAAGAACAGGCAGCCCTCTGTTACCGGTCACCCCTTCCCCAAAGCCCTCGATGGCGCAGCCGTACCTGCAGATCTCCTGCAGAAGGGCAGAATCCCGGCAGTCCTCGAAGCAATCAAGATCATCAGGGAAAAAGTCGGCCCTGACGTGCCAATCGTTGGCGGTATGGAAGGTCCTATCACAGTCGCTTCTGACCTTGTAAGTGTAAAATCCTTCATGAAATGGTCCATTAAAAAACCTGACCTCTTTGAACAGTCTCTTGACCTCGCAACTGAAGCTTCAATCATCTATGCAAACGCCATGGTAGAAGCCGGTGCAGACATTATTGCTATTGCAGACCCTGTCGCATCCCCTGACCTTATGAGCCCTGACTCCTTCAAGCAGTACCTCCAGTCCAGGCTGCAGAAGTTCTCCTCCGGCGTTAACGGCGTAACTGTCCTTCACGTCTGCGGAAACGTGAACCCGATCCTCAGCTACATGGCAGACTGCGGTTTTGAAGGTCTCAGCGTTGAAGAAAAGATCGGCAGCGTAAAGAAAGCAAAGGAAGTCATAGGAACCAGAGCAAGGTTAGTAGGAAACATTTCCAGCCCCTTCACCCTGCTGCCCGGCCCTATTGACAAGATCAAAGCCGAATCCAAGCAGGCCCTTGAAGACGGTGTCGATGTACTCGCCCCGGGCTGTGGTATTGCACCCATGACCCCTCTCGAGAACATCAAAGCCATGGTCGAAGCAAGAAACGAATTCTACGCCTGAAAAAGCATAAAAATCCTTTATTTTTCTACGGGCAGATCCCGGAGCTCTAAAGCAATCCGGACTCCGGAATTATTCTGCCCCTGTTCATATTTTTCTTAACTTTGCCAGGGAGGGACCTCAGGGATGAGGAGATCCGAAACCAGGCCCCTAACAGGCTGTCGGTTCAGGAGATCCGGGCAAGGGATGCAGTAAAACCCATAAGTGCAGCTTATACATTACGACACTTATTGAATTTATTCAAATTAACAAATGATGGGATAATTAAGCTAAGTATGTGCAGTTGAGTAAATCTTAAACTTTTTTGGAGGAGGTTAAGATATGAGAACAGGAGTTGCAATTGACCTGGGCACCAGCGGATTCAGAGCTCAGAAAATTGACCTGGAAAGCGGCGAGATTAAGAAAACCGTGATAACTCTCCGGAACCCTCTGCCGGGAGCAAACGTGATGGACCACCTTGACTTTGCGATCCACTACGGACTTGACAAAGCTCATGGGCTCTCAGCAACAGCGGTCAAAAATATCCTTACGGAACTCGGAGCAAAACCCGAAGAGATGGAGAAGTTCTCAATTTGCGGAAACCCGATCCAGCTTTCTATCTTTCAGGGAATTCCTATCGAAGACCTGGCATACGCAGGCGAGCGTAAGAAGCAGAAGTATCACATTGAAGAACAGAACAGAGACGCCAGGGTAGTCCCTCTTGCTGAAATTGTGGGGTTTGAAGAATTTAAGAACTGCAAATTGTTTGTGCCCCCTGCCATTAAACACGAGGTCGGAGCCGACGCCCTTGCCCTAATAGTTAAGGCAGGCATGGTCGAGAGCGATGAAGTCGCAATCGCTACGGACTACGGGACAAACGCCGAAATGGCCCTGAAATCAAACGGGGTTATTTACACCGGATCGGCTGCGGCCGGGCCTGCTCTCGAAGGCCAGGAAATAGAATACGGATCCATTGCCTCCCCGCACACTATCTGTGATGTCGAATTTGAAGGAGAGAACCTGCGCTGTTATGTGCTTGATCGGGACATGAAAACAACCATGGGAGATCTTGTAAACCCGAAGACCGGAGAGGTTGTGGAAAAAGGAGAGGTCACTGCAAAAGGAATTACAGGAACAGGAGTTATTGCTCTTATCGAAGCCGGGATGAGGAACAAACTGATAGTTCTTCCGAAAATTCAGACTCCTGAAAAAATAATTCACCTCCAGAACGGGATTAAATTCACCGAAAAAGACCTTATCGCTGCCGGAAGAGCCATAGGAGCCCTCCGGGCGGGGCACATCACACTCTGTTCAGCTGCTGGAATTGAAATGGAAGACCTCAAAGTAGCCCATATGTCAGGAGCTGCCGGGACTTACATGGATGCTGCAAAAGCCCATCAAGTAGGAATGATCCCGTACAATGCCAATTATGTCTCCCAGATCGGAAACACCTCTCTGACCGTTGCCAGAGAAATCCTGCTTTCCGAAGAAAGGCTCTGGGAGCTGCAGACAATTGCAAAGGAAATAGTGGGCACACATGTGATGTTTGCAACCTCCGAAGCCTTTAAGGAAGCTTATCTACTGGAACTTGCCTACTGGAACGAGGGTATGGCATTCAAAATGCTCCAGAAGTTCCTGAAAAAGAAAAAACTCCCGATGATCAGCGAACCTTCAACTATCCTGAAAATCGACCGCCAGGTCGAAAGGGATATTCCGGAACTCGGAGAAGAAGGGCTTGAAGTGCTCGAAAAAGTCGGGACCTACCTTACCATGGTCATTGAGGATTGCCAGGGCTGCAAGAAGTGTGCAAAGGTATGCCCGAACGGAGCTCTCAGAATGGAGGATAACGGGTTTGTGAAAATAAGGACCGACCTCTGTGACGGAGCAAACTGCCAGCGCTGCCTGCATGCCTGCCCTGATGACAGGTTCAAATGGGAAAACCTGACTGTTGCAGGACTTTGAACAGGAAAAAAGAAGGTAGAAACAAAAAAGAAAAGCACAATTTATTAACGCTGAAATCCTGTGGCTGCATAGCAGGATTGCAACTTTGCAGTGTGCAGCCCATTTTCATTTCTCCACGGGCTAATTTTTGATAAAAAAGTGAGTTTTGCTCGAACAGACTGATTATGGTTTTTATCGGCAAATTTTTCAGGTGGACCGGATTACGGAGATTTCTGATCCGTAAAACCCTGTTCAACGTATTGTATAGTTAATTTTTGTTTCAAGTTTCTTCATCATTTAAGATATGCAGTTAATTCTGCAATTCTTCTAATTTATCGGCAAAAAATTTGGGAGACAAAAAGGGATTGAGAGACACAAAAAAGGAATTGAAAGACACAAAAATATTTAGATGGACCCCAATTTAGAGATAAAACAATATACTTTGAGGATAGAAAAGTTGACGTTTATATCCGGACCAGAGGTCTTTGGGTTTGCATTCCGTCCATGAAACAGAAAAAAATCCAGTAAGTAAAGAAATGGCAGAAAACGGAGGATAGAAAAGTGGAAGTCATTGTTGTTGGAGGTTTCCTGGGAAGCGGGAAGACAACCACCATTATCAATATGGGTAAGTACCTGGCAGAAAAAGGAAAAAAAGTTGCCATTATTGTAAATGAGATCGGCGAAGTAGGGATTGACGGGGACGTGATCAACAGGTTCGGGTTCGATACCAAGGAGATTACAAGCGGATGTATCTGCTGTACCCTGAAAGTCGGGCTGAGGACAACAATGAACCTTCTGACAAAAGAATACAAGCCCGATATCGTGATGATCGAACCCACAGGAATTGCGTTCCCGAACGTTATCAGGACCGAAGTCGAACTTATGAATCTTGGAGAAGATGTAAAAGTTGCCCCCCTCGTGACCCTGATCGACGGCAGCCGCTTCAAGAATCTGATGAAAGAGGTAAAAGAATTTGCCATGAGGCAGATTATTGATGCCGAAATTCTGGGGATAAACAAGGTGGACCTGATAGAACCTATCCGGATCCCGATCCTTGAAGCTTCGGTGCAGCAGCTGAACCCCAAAGCCAGGGTGGTTTTGCTTTCAGGAAAGGATACGGGGGAAAGGTTTAAGAATTTCATGCAGCTGGTTCTTCCTGAGATCAAGGAAAATCAGGAAAAAACTCAGGTAACCACCCAGAAAGAAAAGCCCGTACCTTCTGAAATTCAGGAAACCGAGGATTCCATCAAAGCTTCCGGGGTCGGCAGCTATGCTGCAGAGTTTGAAATAAAGGATGGAGGGAATCTGAGCACGGAGGCTTCAAGGGAGCTCACTACTGAATTGATGAATACGATAAAAGAAAAAGTTCTGGAGCTGAACCCCGAATTTTTAGGACATATCAAACTCTTTTTGGACAACGGGATGGAAACCGTAAAACAAAGCGTGACCATCTATTATGAAGAGCCCCAGGAAGAGATAATTAAGTCAAAAGAAGGCTCCACCCCGACATTCAAAATCCTCTCCGCTGTTTCAAACGTTGAGAAGGAAGCTCTGAAAGATGCTGTGAACAGTTCGGTACACGAAACCTTTGAGAAAAAGGGAATAGATGTACATAAAGTAGAAAATGGACATGATCATGAACATGAGCATCACGAACATGAGCATCACGGACATGAGCATCACGAACATGTACAGAGAATCACTGATATTAAAAGCAGAAAAAAGTAAAGGAAAAATAGTAAGAGAAAATAGTAAGAGAAAAAAGTAAGAGAAAAAGAAAGAGAAATAAGTAAGAGGGAAAGAAAAACCTTGTAAGGTTAAAAATTTCCCCGCACCTTCTTTATCGAATATTTTTTTCCTTAATTTTTCCTTAATTTTTTCTTTAATTTCTGCATGGCTGCCGGAAACGGAAAATTTCAACGTGATCCGGCTTCCAAGAACAATTGGAGAGATGCCAAGAACTGATGACGTTTTTTAGATGATTTTCTCCGAGCGGTCAATGTAATACTGGGCAAGTTCCCTGCCCCATTCCAGAGCACTCGGGGTGAAACTCATGATCTTTCTGTGGTCAAACTCGCCATCTTTTCCAAAGAGCTTCAATAACATGAAGTTGTCCGAAACCATGAAGGAAGAAGGCCTTACCTTACCGGAGTAAATGTAAAGAGAAACCCCGTTTTTCAAGCAGGTATTATATTCGTCTTCAAAGTCGTTTTTCATTCTGTTATAGACCTTTTCATCAAGGATAAGATGTACATCAGCCCCGTCCTCTGCACATTCTGCCTGAATTGCAGGGCAATCGGGGCAGAAATAAGAATAAAAGGACGTAAGGTTTTTAGAACTGGAAAGCCTTTCCCGCAATTGCTTTGGGAATTCAAAGAGATGGTCCAGATCAGGCTCTTCCAGAGTACATTTCCCAAGCATGTCTATCTTCTGTATCAGGTGCCTCGGGATCGGGGATCGGTCATGTTTTGACCAGTAGTCCTTATTCCCGTCAAAAACATCCAGAAGAGAAGTGAGAGGGAGCATCTTTTCAACGATAACCTCTCCGATATCCGAGAGTTCGTAGGCACTTCCTTTCTGCACGATTATATCCATATCCTTCAGTTTTTTTATCTGTGGCATCACCGCACACGCCTTTACATTAAGAGTATCCTTGATCTCATCAATGTACATCGGCCCATTAGCTAACTGAATAAGGAGATTCTTTCTTTTTTCAGAGAAGAAAATCAAGTCTATAAGGGAACTCATGTTTATCAGCTTCCAACCATACATCTTTTATGTTAAGACGAACTACCGTTTTCCGGAGTTTTACCCAAAAACCCGCCTCGTCCTCCGGGAAGGATAGCTTTAACATTTAGCCAAGAGCATTAATGGATAAATCCAGTGTATTTTACCAGGATTCACTATACCGACCTGGAAATAAAGGGTTTTGAAACCAGCTCTTGTGATAGTACCTCTACATTAAAGAACGGTTCTCGACACATTCTTAACATGAAATAGAATCTAAAAGTGAAAAACTTCTTTAGATCAAAGCCATATTAATTATATTACAAGTATTATATTTAAATTTTGATTCTGATCAGTATAATAAAAACTATTGATATTATATTTAAATTATCATAATACGCGAGAAATCAAAAGATATAAAACGAAAGTCAGAGATATTTTGCAGTTTTCGTATACTGAGAAACAAAATGCCTGTTTTGACACTGAATAACATAAATGCAATGGGATCAAAAGGGCGGATCAACGGGCTGATAGATGACCAATGGACAGAGAGATGACCGTAACTTTTCAACCCGCGATTCTTCGATCAATACCCTCAAATTTTCAATGCCCTTTATTTTTACATCCCCCATCAAAATTTGGCAGGTCCTATTTTTCCAGAGATTGGGAGTTTTCCAACCCCCGAATAAAAACCTCATACTTGCAAAAAGGTCGGGAACACAAAAGCTAAAGAAACAACAAATTTCCCCCTGGTTCTAAAACTAGAAGTCTAGTAAAAATCCATTCAGTGCGAAATATAAAGAAAACTATATTTTTCTGGGAGGAAAAAAATTGCCCCTGAATTAAAAAACATCATCGGTTAAGCTATATATCATAGAGTCAATCTGTCAATAATGACCATTTAAGCCTGAAAGGAAAAACCTGTACTGGATTCAGGTAAAAAATCCCAGTTTGTACCGCGGCTGAAGATGCTGATTTCCGGGAAAAAAAATCGTTTTTTAGGAAAATGGTCATTTTGTGGATTAAGGAGTATATTAGTGGATTTAGAGAATTGACGGGCTGTGGAACCCGTTAAGGATCTAAGCAAAAGCAGATAGAGATCCGGAAAAACAGGCAGAAAACCGGTTGTCCGGGTTCTAACAAAAAAGGAGATTTTTTATGGCAAAAGAAGATATTCTGAATGTTTTAGCTGATGCTGTCGTTGATGGTGACGACGAACTTGCAGAAGAATTCGCACAAAAAGCCCTTGACGAGGAGCTCGACGCATACGAAGCAATCGTTGACGGCCTTGCAAGAGGCATGAAGATCATCAGTGATATGTACGAAAGAGGAGAGGCCTTTGTCCCCAGCCTTCTGCTCGCAGCAGACGCTATGTATGCCGGGATGGACATCCTCACACCATACATGAAAGTGGACGGAACTTCAGCCCCCAAGAATGTCATTATCGGTACTGTCGAGGGTGACGTACATGACATCGGAAAGAACCTCGTTAAGACCATGATGACCGCTGCCGGCTTCAACATGATCGACCTTGGCTGTGACGTACCCCTTGACAAGTTCGCAGAAACTGCAAAGGAAAAGAAAGCTGCAGCCATCTCGATGAGCACACTTATGACCACAACAATGGGCGGCATGGAAACTGTTATTGAACAGCTCCAGGAAGAAGGAATCAGAGACTCCCTAATTGTAATGGTCGGTGGTGCACCTATATCTCAGGCATTCGCAGACAGTGTCGGCGCAGACGGCACGGCCCTCGATGCAAGCGCAGCAGTCGATACTCTTAGCTCCCTTGTAAGCGAGCTACCTTCGGATTCCTGGAGCGACTCTGCAATTGCAACAAGCAAGATGAAGTACAAGGAAACTCTCGCACAGAAAAGCGGCAAGGAAAAGGTAGACATCGGCAGAGTAA
This genomic interval carries:
- a CDS encoding response regulator; translation: MNVSKKIFVIIYIIFALLTSVVIFASQNILDSSFSSLEEKEAIENVESVQNVIHFQIIQLEETNSALASREDIRAFIVSENPEDLGGTLLSDLFILNGCDFVFFVNSSGTMIYSQVSDSKNSSNVSSDLIIHEFYRKINEGDLLFRERLSPLSGLLLLENGPVIVSCCPVSAAPDNSETIGTIVLGKKLDSGFVESIQKITGNPVLFYGPDNAPPEFHQAFLENGNENLTHLVDVEGDRLAGYFIHRDINGNPAIMVRTTADRNIYEEGRKSLKYIVFFLLFSGLMVGAGCKFLLDREVVSRLVAIDTFVDKVGKDEDFSAHCIMEGDDELSRLTEGINRMLDRLKLNSDKVKAQEHEKKVILNSLSELVIFMDLELKIVWANRASLDYAGLKLENIIGHSYEELSPMSDAVSGRALAQKALESGKENTGEVATPDGKVWMIRMNLIKDEEGKVTGFLQTGLDITAHRRSEEKLLQAKLEAEAASCTKSEFLANMSHELRTPLNSIIGFSDILIERVFGGLNGKQLKYVNNISVSGKHLLGLINDILDLSKVEAGKMELHYSEFTVDSVFEEVKATLSPLFQAKSLEINFVVGPDFGDIQADRSRIIQILYNLVSNAIKFTPEGGRVSVYCKKSGRRAIFSVMDTGIGISSEDQKKLFQPFTQIDSSSAKQYCGTGLGLALVKKIVNLHQGDIWVESELEKGSTFMFTIPLTKPLESKKTDTGGIEDVMLEFDMSKVAAFSVKGCEEALKEEIELPEIFLPENGEAQNLVLVVDDDINSNELTSVVLREAGYSTASLYNGKDVLEVAKKLKPDVITLDVLLPDISGWNVLKQLKSDLDTTSIPVLIISVTDNNELGVALGATYSFTKPVRRVELLDSLREITGKFSFDEPKVLIIDDDENAVELLSSMIESEGFEIVKAYSGQEGLDKLFSGQQPDILILDLLMPEISGFEVISYLRAGEQTKDIPLILCTAGESTEKNIEELNGELKGHLISIMKKGTFGRKELINRIKQLAMLKRREDERNSYCRR
- a CDS encoding cation-translocating P-type ATPase, giving the protein MKKELAGNKNQICSPRGDEHLISYSEFLQRLDVNENGLSGQEATRRLEECGPNVLEESGKESIFKRYIRQFRNFFSILLTVGALLSFLGEYLDPGQGNLYIGVALVGVVFLNGTFTFVQEYQAAKTMESFRQLLPPHAKVLRDGKVRDVLASELVVGDVILLEEGDKVPADGRLIETNALKVDNSALTGESEPQLRSIECTHEDMLECRNMVFSGTLVQSGNGKAIIFGTGQDTQIGSLATLTEQTTSVDTPIRKELNHFIKIISAIAIFLGITFFLLAFFLQDIFLASLIFAIGIIVANVPEGLLPTVTLALSLASRRMATRNALIKQLESVETLGSTTVICTDKTGTLTQNRMAVNSLILGFESLEKEKPSSPQEGGESGAKELTGNPGWAPEKIPPIFIRVAGLCNNAKLYEAPPGYTGDPTEGALLVFANGFVDVKALQREYPRQEEFPFDSLTRRMEVVCRTPEGKLEVYLKGAPEVVVQMCGSVLESGELRKLDETGQKELLDRHLKLAEKGERIIALAFRQAESQKEYTGDFIFLGFIGIIDPPRPEAREAIAKCHAAGIKVVMITGDHPVTAESIARDVGLAAFGTPEIITGDELKALSRTELASRLKNPSIVFARTSPVQKLKIVQLFQAEGEIVTMTGDGVNDAPAIKNADMGVAMGSGTDVAREAADMVLLDDNFATIVNAVEEGRTVFDNIKKFIAYILTSNIPEILPFIAFVLFSIPLPMTVQLILAIDLGTDILPAIALGVEKGEGDIMKRPPRPRDEKLLTSQVLFTSYGVKGPIEAAAGFFCYFAVLFGGGWTFGEQLANSDLIYMQAITAFFSAVIICQIANVFVSRTRFQSVFSMGLFSNRMVLLGIASELLILALIIWNPVANLIFNTAPIDFKYMLLAVPFAVFLLGTDELRKYLLRKNVGWVTRFFKW
- the mtaA gene encoding methylcobamide:CoM methyltransferase MtaA gives rise to the protein MSEFTLKTRLLAALKGESVDKVPVCSVTQTGIVELMDEVGAPWPEAHTNPELMAKLALANYELSGLEAVRVPYCLTVLVEAMGCEINMGTKNRQPSVTGHPFPKALDGAAVPADLLQKGRIPAVLEAIKIIREKVGPDVPIVGGMEGPITVASDLVSVKSFMKWSIKKPDLFEQSLDLATEASIIYANAMVEAGADIIAIADPVASPDLMSPDSFKQYLQSRLQKFSSGVNGVTVLHVCGNVNPILSYMADCGFEGLSVEEKIGSVKKAKEVIGTRARLVGNISSPFTLLPGPIDKIKAESKQALEDGVDVLAPGCGIAPMTPLENIKAMVEARNEFYA
- a CDS encoding methylamine methyltransferase corrinoid protein reductive activase produces the protein MRTGVAIDLGTSGFRAQKIDLESGEIKKTVITLRNPLPGANVMDHLDFAIHYGLDKAHGLSATAVKNILTELGAKPEEMEKFSICGNPIQLSIFQGIPIEDLAYAGERKKQKYHIEEQNRDARVVPLAEIVGFEEFKNCKLFVPPAIKHEVGADALALIVKAGMVESDEVAIATDYGTNAEMALKSNGVIYTGSAAAGPALEGQEIEYGSIASPHTICDVEFEGENLRCYVLDRDMKTTMGDLVNPKTGEVVEKGEVTAKGITGTGVIALIEAGMRNKLIVLPKIQTPEKIIHLQNGIKFTEKDLIAAGRAIGALRAGHITLCSAAGIEMEDLKVAHMSGAAGTYMDAAKAHQVGMIPYNANYVSQIGNTSLTVAREILLSEERLWELQTIAKEIVGTHVMFATSEAFKEAYLLELAYWNEGMAFKMLQKFLKKKKLPMISEPSTILKIDRQVERDIPELGEEGLEVLEKVGTYLTMVIEDCQGCKKCAKVCPNGALRMEDNGFVKIRTDLCDGANCQRCLHACPDDRFKWENLTVAGL